aaataatattagttCATATAATCAGCTAAATAATGACATACAAAAtagtatgtatatataggcaaattttttataccaATATAAATGCACCAAAAAGGGTATTAGTAaacttaaatattttttttttacttatttaaaaatgtaaagaaaatatataaataaaatgaacatatatatgtatcaaATTTTTAGTGGTATTAAACTAAAAttagttattttttatgaccGATTAACATAATTTTCCTCTAAACTGActgtaataatttttaaattaaaaaaagctAACCTCAAAGAGGACATActttatcaaataataCATGTGCATACGAAAAGggtatatatgtatatgtatatataaggTAATGAAAAAACCTAAGATAGGCAACACCAATCTTGTATAAAGCTAGGTCTTacttattttcattttacaTGAATATCATTCTATACAggtttttttacaaatatatcaaCTATTAAATTTGGTATACTTTTTCTACaattaaaatgaaataaaataatgtatgCTTGGTTATGTTCTACATTCTTTTCCCcttttaaatatagtatgctttatatacaatgatataaataattcataaaaaaaaaataaagttccttttttatatcaaaaaGGGTGTACCCTGAAAAATATGAGACAATATACTTTTTCAAGCATGCAAAAAACGACTTTTAAAAtgacttttttttatgatcaAACAAAACAGTTTTACTAGTGTGTATATGAAATGCATATACAATACcactataatatttaattattttttttttgtgttatTTCCTATTGACCTTGTGACTATATATAAGTTCCCCATTTTATAACATACATTTAATTTGATTTTCTCAAATGAATTTCCATAAAACCTGATTAGGCCTATTCCCATTTAGTTTGCCATGCGTTAGATGgcttattaaaaaagttgaaaaaagttgaaaaaaaaagtaaatattgtaaaaatttacatacCCATTTTAATCTTGGGCAAATTTTCATTGGCTaatggaaaataattttttatgagcTAGTATCAATGAagttacaaaaataaaaaagtataacatatattttatggaaaatattttaaatgataatacgTAATAGTTGTACatagtatataataaagtatgtgctataaaaaaagaataaaaaaataattaaatatagtgGTATTGTAAAATAACAGGTGTTTTACTACGgacttaaaaataaaaaaaaaatacggatttaaaaaaaaaaaaaaaaagtttataaattaatactTTAAGAGCATATtgaatgtttatatattttcacctaaacaattttatctccttaaaatttattataaagtaataagaaaattaaaaaagggaTAATTAATTCagctatatatttaagagtatcaaagaaaatataaaaatttctacatatcatatataaaagaaaaataagatttttgaaataaaaaattgtgacAAAATAAGAATAAGAATAGTGATTATAAACCTtcaatataatgaatataaattatcaaCGAAAGTTTAAactacatttatatatatacaactatatgattgtatatatatatttatttatggctttgcaattttataataataggctgattacatatattatttgaaaatcCAAACCCTGGCATTctttgtaatatatataaacaaaactGATGTTTTATCAGCATTGCTATAGTACCTCTTCGTTTTGTTTGCCTTGCAATGAAAGTTTATAAGAACGTAAAAAAAACTTCgagtaaataaaaaagaacatAGCTCAGAACatagtataaatatgcatataaaaaatacaacataatatttttttttttcgtcatgccaattttatattatactaTAAAACAAACTTAAGCAATTATTCCAGTCGTAAGGAAaggcattttttatatagaatataaaaaaaaaaaaaaaggaatatatatatataataagcctatgtatatacacataCTTATATCAACTGTGTTAAACTCATAGCCAATTGCTAAATTATCACAAAGTAGTGACTATAAAAAGGATAAGAAAAACTTTATCGAAGAAAAAGAGAATCTTAAATAAtgagtaaaaataaaaaagggaaaaagAAGGAAGACTTAGATGCTATTTTAGCAGAATTAGGGattgaagaaaaaagagAAGATCAAGTTCAAGAAAATGAAGGAAAACAAGGGgaagaagaaaatgcaCAAATATCGAAAtccaaaaaaagaaaagaaaagttgaaacaaaaaaaagaacaaagtaaattaaaagaaaatgatgcAGGGGTAGCAGAACCTGAAGTTGTTAAAGAAGAACCAAAGGGTGAAGAAAAAGATGGTGAAGAAggagaaaataatgaagcAAGTAaagctaaaaaaaaaaaaaaaaaaaaaaaagataaagaaaCAAAACCAGAGACTGGTATATCAGCTGCAGCAAAAGCAGCTGCTGAAAGATTAAGACTTTTAAAGGAGTatgaagaaaaacaaaaagaagaagaacGAAGAAAAAGGGAAGAAGAGGAAGAAAGAATTCgaaaagaagaagaagaaaaagaaaaaaaaagattagctagattagaaaaaaaaatgcaattaaaaaaagaagggAAATTATTAAGTGCAAAAGctaaagaagaaaaaaaaaaaagagaattatatttacaaacaTTAAAAGAATCTGGAATGTTAATAGAACCTAAAGAAAAAGTAAAAGCAGAAATTATAAATCTAGATTTAAATAAagcaaaattattattaaaaaaaaaaaaaaataaacaagcTTCAGGAGGTGGAAATAATGCTAATGCTGatgacaaaaataaagaagttaaagaaaaagaaaataaagataaagaAAGTGATAATGcagaaaaagaagaagaaaaagaagTTGTTTTAGATGATTGGGAAGATTTTCTAAATATGGATGATGAcgataagaaaaaaaatgaaaaaaataatactgaCCCAAAATCAAAGGAAAATAAGCAAAACCAAATTGTGAAAAAGGGATCTGCAACtgataaaaaaggaaaaaaacaaaaaaataataaaaatagtgagcataatgaagataaagataatgataaaacaGATGATGAAGAAGACATGTATAGATCATCTATTGTTTGTATTCTTGGTCATGTAGATACaggaaaaacaaaattattagaCAAATTGAGACATACAAATGTACAGGATAATGAAGCAGGAGGTATTACTCAACAAATTGGAGCAACATTTTTCCCTAAAGATATATtagataaagaaataaaaaaaatagatggTACAATTAAATGTTTATCAAAGGGTATTATGATTATTGATACACCAGGACATGAATCATTTTATAATCTAAGAAAAAGAGGATCATCTTTATGTGATATAGCAATTTTAGTTATTGATTTAATGCATGGATTAGAACAACAAACAAAAGAATCTATTCAAATATTGAAACAAAGAAATTGTCCTTTTGTCATtgcattaaataaaatagataGATTATATATGTGGGAGCAAAGTGCTTGGGAAccatttaataatacatttaaaaaacagAAAGAATATGTTAAAGaagaatttaataatagatTACAAACTATACTAAATGAATTGTCTGAACAAGGATTAAATTGCCAATTATATTGGGAGAATAAAAATCCAAGGAAATATGTATCTATTGTTCCGACAAGTGCAATAACAGGTGAAGGAATAGCAGATCTAATTATGGTTTTAGTCAAATTAACTCAAAGTtttatgttaaaaaatattgaatataataagaaGTTAGAATGTACAGTTTTAGaagttaaaaatattgaaggGTTAGGTACAACAATAGATGTAATACTAACTAATGGTGTTTTAAAAGAATCAGATACACTTGTTTTATGTGGCATGAATGGCCCTATAGTTACTGTAGCTAGAGCATTACTAACTCCTCAACCTTTAAAAGaattaagaataaaaaatgaatatattcatCACAAAACTATTAAAGCATGTATTGGTGTTAAAATATCAGCAAATGGTTTGGAAGAAGTTTTATGTGGTACATCATTATTTGTagctaataataatgacgagattgaagaatataaaaaaaaagttatgaCAGATGTATCAGATGTTTTTAATCATGTTGATAAGTCTGGTGTTGGTTTATATGTTATGGCTAGCACATTAGGTTCTTTAGAAGCtttacttatatttttaaatgattcAAAAATTCCAGTTTTTTCAGTAAATATAGGTACAgttcaaaaaaaagatgtAAAAAAAGCTAGCATTATGAGAGAAAAAGGAAAACCTGAATATTCAGTTATTTTAGCATTTGATGTTAAGATCGATCCAGAAGCAGAAAAAGAAGCACAAATATTAGGAGTAGAAATTATGCAAaaagatattatatatcatttatttgatgCATTTActgcatatttaaaaaaaattgaagatgaaaaaaaacaaagtaAAATGGCTGATGCTATTTTCCCTTGTGAAGTATCTATTATAAGTGATTGTgtgtttaataaaaaagatccTATTGTTGTTGGTGTTAAAATTGAAGCTGGTATTCTAAAAATAGGTACtcctttatatataccaGAAAAAAATCTAAAAATCGGGAATGTTGTAAGTATTGAatctaataaaaaaagttgtaGTAAAGCAAAGAAAGGAGAAGAAGTTTGTGTAAAAATAGCTGGAGAACCAAATGTGACATATGGCCGTCATTTTGATtttaatcaaaaaatatacagtAAAATTACAAGAGAAAGTATTGATGTTTTAAAGCAGTACTTCAGGAACGAACTTACAATGGACGACTGGCGTTTAGTTGTGCAGCTTAAAAAGATCCTGAACATTTTATAGGTCTTTTATGAACATCCcacttaaaaaattcacGAGCAAAACCAAGCAGACACTACTTACCAAGCCAATTACATTAAACGAGAATAAACAAAGTGGTATATATCACtaatttgttaatatacTCATTTCTAGTCatcaattaaatatataaagatatgAAGAAGTGGAAAAAAGTATGTGGATATTTACAATTGCTCTTAAGCATATTTACTTATTCATTACAATTtatgaaattataaaaatatggtatttatatttttctttatacaaatttactatttttttaaatttttatatgcacataAATACATGTATATCTACATGATTtagttttatttctttaaaaaaaaatgatacatatttatatatgtatatatgtgcaaatatttgaaaattttcatacattaattttatcCATATAACCTTTGGATAATTTAatgtttaaattaaaaaaaacaaagaaaaccttgaaaaaaaaactaaataatatttataaaataaatttatctaATTAGTACAcatgtatttataaaatgatgtcggaaatttatttttcctcTCCATAAATATTCTGAACAAACAAGCGTACACAagtacattttttttatgaattggtcagaaaaaataaatatattctaaAAGTAAAACAAAGATAGATCCATTCATCTTTTTACTATACATATGCATGTGTTTTAAACACGATTTCTACGTTTTCATACTAGTCATTATTTACTCTCCATTTTATATAGacactttttttaagtatagCTAAAAAATTTGGTCATATTTAGTAgcttatttttgtatataagtacataaaaaaataaaataatttatacacATTTAAGATGGACATAAAGGATATAGAATTTTTCgaatatgtaaataatttaaagaatGTAGAATTGCTGGATATGTTTTCTACcaagtaataaataaataaaaaaaatgcatatagtAGAGGGTTAAAAATGTTAGGATAAGTTGAAGAGAATCCATATAGCTactatataaaacatttcatgtatttttctttttattattttttaagatGGTTTGaatatcataaaaatgtagtttttattaatgtatacttacataataataatgaattaataGATGTTGTCGGTGATGATAGGATGAGccatattttgaaaaaggTAGACAAAGCAAAAAGAATTTTAACACAacatgaattaaaaaaaaaatgtatattagctagatttacattttatatggtactttattttttatctataGTTTGAAGTATTACTCAGAGAATTAATTACTACTTATTTTATACGGTTCCTAAATTTCGaagaacaaattaaaaaaaataataaaaaaatgctgaaaatgaatgaattaaaaaataataatatagataaagaaaattcCCATAACCATATTTATGATTACATATCAGTATACTAagacaa
The nucleotide sequence above comes from Plasmodium vinckei vinckei genome assembly, chromosome: PVVCY_01. Encoded proteins:
- a CDS encoding translation initiation factor IF-2, putative, translating into MSKNKKGKKKEDLDAILAELGIEEKREDQVQENEGKQGEEENAQISKSKKRKEKLKQKKEQSKLKENDAGVAEPEVVKEEPKGEEKDGEEGENNEASKAKKKKKKKKDKETKPETGISAAAKAAAERLRLLKEYEEKQKEEERRKREEEEERIRKEEEEKEKKRLARLEKKMQLKKEGKLLSAKAKEEKKKRELYLQTLKESGMLIEPKEKVKAEIINLDLNKAKLLLKKKKNKQASGGGNNANADDKNKEVKEKENKDKESDNAEKEEEKEVVLDDWEDFLNMDDDDKKKNEKNNTDPKSKENKQNQIVKKGSATDKKGKKQKNNKNSEHNEDKDNDKTDDEEDMYRSSIVCILGHVDTGKTKLLDKLRHTNVQDNEAGGITQQIGATFFPKDILDKEIKKIDGTIKCLSKGIMIIDTPGHESFYNLRKRGSSLCDIAILVIDLMHGLEQQTKESIQILKQRNCPFVIALNKIDRLYMWEQSAWEPFNNTFKKQKEYVKEEFNNRLQTILNELSEQGLNCQLYWENKNPRKYVSIVPTSAITGEGIADLIMVLVKLTQSFMLKNIEYNKKLECTVLEVKNIEGLGTTIDVILTNGVLKESDTLVLCGMNGPIVTVARALLTPQPLKELRIKNEYIHHKTIKACIGVKISANGLEEVLCGTSLFVANNNDEIEEYKKKVMTDVSDVFNHVDKSGVGLYVMASTLGSLEALLIFLNDSKIPVFSVNIGTVQKKDVKKASIMREKGKPEYSVILAFDVKIDPEAEKEAQILGVEIMQKDIIYHLFDAFTAYLKKIEDEKKQSKMADAIFPCEVSIISDCVFNKKDPIVVGVKIEAGILKIGTPLYIPEKNLKIGNVVSIESNKKSCSKAKKGEEVCVKIAGEPNVTYGRHFDFNQKIYSKITRESIDVLKQYFRNELTMDDWRLVVQLKKILNIL